A region from the Dendropsophus ebraccatus isolate aDenEbr1 chromosome 1, aDenEbr1.pat, whole genome shotgun sequence genome encodes:
- the PLPPR2 gene encoding phospholipid phosphatase-related protein type 2 isoform X4, with protein sequence MLYVKLGYRLVPAGRHYPFTPQRPSCPGAAHMAAHEPEIKSSVSFIPCFLFVELVLMAGTVILSYHFEYTDTFPVHSQGFFCYDSTLSKPYPGPESTSRVPPRLLYPLIIVLPVLTILLGEVSTVLINPRWSSREKIISCGDCCFFNPLLRRIVRILGLFSFGLFCTVIFAGAVQTVTGNQAPHFLSVCRPNYTALGCKSHMQYISSPYACNGDPDLIIEARKAFPSKPAALAAYAAVYTTMYVTLVLKVKGSRLVKPSLCLALLSPSWLLCLLRVAEYRNHWRDVLAGTITGAAIAIFLVTCVLNNFGTSSAEEGELIQKEQEGVFEAENPGPALCEKISVVKSTSDCDIIPQPHPNRILEVHPPMSPDPPPCLVPVTPDVLIPSNCLSSQV encoded by the exons GTTGTCCCGGAGCTGCACACATGGCGGCACATGAGCCTGAGATAAAGAGCAGCGTCTCTTTCATACCATGTTTCCTATTTGTAGAG CTTGTCCTCATGGCCGGCACAGTCATCCTCTCCTACCACTTTGAGTACACAGACACCTTCCCTGTCCACTCTCAGGGATTCTTCTGCTATGACAGTACATTGTCCAAACCTTATCCAGGTCCTGAAAGTACCAGCCGAGTCCCTCCACGTCTGCTGTACCCGCTGATCATCGTCCTGCCCGTCCTCACG ATCCTCCTGGGAGAGGTGTCCACGGTCCTCATTAATCCTCGCTGGAGTAGCAGGGAGAAGATCATTTCTTGTGGAGATTGTTGCTTCTTCAATCCTCTTCTGCGACGCATTGTCAGGATCTTGG GGCTTTTCTCTTTCGGCCTCTTTTGTACTGTAATCTTTGCTGGAGCGGTTCAGACGGTCACCGGTAACCAGGCCCCGCACTTCCTGTCCGTCTGTCGCCCCAACTACACCGCCCTCGGATGCAAGTCCcacatgcagtatatatcttCTCCGTATGCCTGCAATGGGGACCCTGATCTCATCATCGAGGCTCGGAAAGCCTTCCCCTCCAAACCTGCAGCTCTGGCGGCCTATGCTGCCGTTTACACTACG ATGTACGTCACCCTTGTTCTGAAAgtgaagggatcccggctggtGAAGCCTTCCCTATGCCTGGCGCTGCTGTCTCCTTCATGGCTTCTCTGCTTGTTACGTGTGGCCGAGTATCGTAACCACTGGAGAGATGTCCTTGCTGGCACCATAACCGGAGCAGCTATTGCTATTTTTCTG GTAACCTGTGTACTGAATAACTTTGGGACTTCATCAGCAGAAGAAGGAGAACTGATCCAGAAAGAGCAGGAAGGGGTCTTTGAGGCCGAAAACCCAGGACCTGCCTTGTGTGAAAAGATAAGTGTGGTGAAG AGTACAAGCGACTGTGACATCATCCCACAACCTCATCCTAATAGGATCTTGGAAGTTCACCCACCGATGTCACCTGACCCTCCTCCGTGTCTCGTTCCTGTAACCCCGGATGTTCTGATCCCCTCGAACTGTTTGTCCAGCCAGGTATGA
- the PLPPR2 gene encoding phospholipid phosphatase-related protein type 2 isoform X2, with translation MPAGCPGAAHMAAHEPEIKSSVSFIPCFLFVELVLMAGTVILSYHFEYTDTFPVHSQGFFCYDSTLSKPYPGPESTSRVPPRLLYPLIIVLPVLTILLGEVSTVLINPRWSSREKIISCGDCCFFNPLLRRIVRILGLFSFGLFCTVIFAGAVQTVTGNQAPHFLSVCRPNYTALGCKSHMQYISSPYACNGDPDLIIEARKAFPSKPAALAAYAAVYTTMYVTLVLKVKGSRLVKPSLCLALLSPSWLLCLLRVAEYRNHWRDVLAGTITGAAIAIFLVTCVLNNFGTSSAEEGELIQKEQEGVFEAENPGPALCEKISVVKSTSDCDIIPQPHPNRILEVHPPMSPDPPPCLVPVTPDVLIPSNCLSSQIVTFLLLLHPAAHTKNIYSLNKEKSPCHVNLM, from the exons ATGCCAGCAG GTTGTCCCGGAGCTGCACACATGGCGGCACATGAGCCTGAGATAAAGAGCAGCGTCTCTTTCATACCATGTTTCCTATTTGTAGAG CTTGTCCTCATGGCCGGCACAGTCATCCTCTCCTACCACTTTGAGTACACAGACACCTTCCCTGTCCACTCTCAGGGATTCTTCTGCTATGACAGTACATTGTCCAAACCTTATCCAGGTCCTGAAAGTACCAGCCGAGTCCCTCCACGTCTGCTGTACCCGCTGATCATCGTCCTGCCCGTCCTCACG ATCCTCCTGGGAGAGGTGTCCACGGTCCTCATTAATCCTCGCTGGAGTAGCAGGGAGAAGATCATTTCTTGTGGAGATTGTTGCTTCTTCAATCCTCTTCTGCGACGCATTGTCAGGATCTTGG GGCTTTTCTCTTTCGGCCTCTTTTGTACTGTAATCTTTGCTGGAGCGGTTCAGACGGTCACCGGTAACCAGGCCCCGCACTTCCTGTCCGTCTGTCGCCCCAACTACACCGCCCTCGGATGCAAGTCCcacatgcagtatatatcttCTCCGTATGCCTGCAATGGGGACCCTGATCTCATCATCGAGGCTCGGAAAGCCTTCCCCTCCAAACCTGCAGCTCTGGCGGCCTATGCTGCCGTTTACACTACG ATGTACGTCACCCTTGTTCTGAAAgtgaagggatcccggctggtGAAGCCTTCCCTATGCCTGGCGCTGCTGTCTCCTTCATGGCTTCTCTGCTTGTTACGTGTGGCCGAGTATCGTAACCACTGGAGAGATGTCCTTGCTGGCACCATAACCGGAGCAGCTATTGCTATTTTTCTG GTAACCTGTGTACTGAATAACTTTGGGACTTCATCAGCAGAAGAAGGAGAACTGATCCAGAAAGAGCAGGAAGGGGTCTTTGAGGCCGAAAACCCAGGACCTGCCTTGTGTGAAAAGATAAGTGTGGTGAAG AGTACAAGCGACTGTGACATCATCCCACAACCTCATCCTAATAGGATCTTGGAAGTTCACCCACCGATGTCACCTGACCCTCCTCCGTGTCTCGTTCCTGTAACCCCGGATGTTCTGATCCCCTCGAACTGTTTGTCCAGCCAG
- the PLPPR2 gene encoding phospholipid phosphatase-related protein type 2 isoform X3, producing MLYVKLGYRLVPAGRHYPFTPQRPSCPGAAHMAAHEPEIKSSVSFIPCFLFVELVLMAGTVILSYHFEYTDTFPVHSQGFFCYDSTLSKPYPGPESTSRVPPRLLYPLIIVLPVLTILLGEVSTVLINPRWSSREKIISCGDCCFFNPLLRRIVRILGLFSFGLFCTVIFAGAVQTVTGNQAPHFLSVCRPNYTALGCKSHMQYISSPYACNGDPDLIIEARKAFPSKPAALAAYAAVYTTMYVTLVLKVKGSRLVKPSLCLALLSPSWLLCLLRVAEYRNHWRDVLAGTITGAAIAIFLVTCVLNNFGTSSAEEGELIQKEQEGVFEAENPGPALCEKISVVKSTSDCDIIPQPHPNRILEVHPPMSPDPPPCLVPVTPDVLIPSNCLSSQRIYRGR from the exons GTTGTCCCGGAGCTGCACACATGGCGGCACATGAGCCTGAGATAAAGAGCAGCGTCTCTTTCATACCATGTTTCCTATTTGTAGAG CTTGTCCTCATGGCCGGCACAGTCATCCTCTCCTACCACTTTGAGTACACAGACACCTTCCCTGTCCACTCTCAGGGATTCTTCTGCTATGACAGTACATTGTCCAAACCTTATCCAGGTCCTGAAAGTACCAGCCGAGTCCCTCCACGTCTGCTGTACCCGCTGATCATCGTCCTGCCCGTCCTCACG ATCCTCCTGGGAGAGGTGTCCACGGTCCTCATTAATCCTCGCTGGAGTAGCAGGGAGAAGATCATTTCTTGTGGAGATTGTTGCTTCTTCAATCCTCTTCTGCGACGCATTGTCAGGATCTTGG GGCTTTTCTCTTTCGGCCTCTTTTGTACTGTAATCTTTGCTGGAGCGGTTCAGACGGTCACCGGTAACCAGGCCCCGCACTTCCTGTCCGTCTGTCGCCCCAACTACACCGCCCTCGGATGCAAGTCCcacatgcagtatatatcttCTCCGTATGCCTGCAATGGGGACCCTGATCTCATCATCGAGGCTCGGAAAGCCTTCCCCTCCAAACCTGCAGCTCTGGCGGCCTATGCTGCCGTTTACACTACG ATGTACGTCACCCTTGTTCTGAAAgtgaagggatcccggctggtGAAGCCTTCCCTATGCCTGGCGCTGCTGTCTCCTTCATGGCTTCTCTGCTTGTTACGTGTGGCCGAGTATCGTAACCACTGGAGAGATGTCCTTGCTGGCACCATAACCGGAGCAGCTATTGCTATTTTTCTG GTAACCTGTGTACTGAATAACTTTGGGACTTCATCAGCAGAAGAAGGAGAACTGATCCAGAAAGAGCAGGAAGGGGTCTTTGAGGCCGAAAACCCAGGACCTGCCTTGTGTGAAAAGATAAGTGTGGTGAAG AGTACAAGCGACTGTGACATCATCCCACAACCTCATCCTAATAGGATCTTGGAAGTTCACCCACCGATGTCACCTGACCCTCCTCCGTGTCTCGTTCCTGTAACCCCGGATGTTCTGATCCCCTCGAACTGTTTGTCCAGCCAG
- the PLPPR2 gene encoding phospholipid phosphatase-related protein type 2 isoform X5 translates to MAAHEPEIKSSVSFIPCFLFVELVLMAGTVILSYHFEYTDTFPVHSQGFFCYDSTLSKPYPGPESTSRVPPRLLYPLIIVLPVLTILLGEVSTVLINPRWSSREKIISCGDCCFFNPLLRRIVRILGLFSFGLFCTVIFAGAVQTVTGNQAPHFLSVCRPNYTALGCKSHMQYISSPYACNGDPDLIIEARKAFPSKPAALAAYAAVYTTMYVTLVLKVKGSRLVKPSLCLALLSPSWLLCLLRVAEYRNHWRDVLAGTITGAAIAIFLVTCVLNNFGTSSAEEGELIQKEQEGVFEAENPGPALCEKISVVKSTSDCDIIPQPHPNRILEVHPPMSPDPPPCLVPVTPDVLIPSNCLSSQIVTFLLLLHPAAHTKNIYSLNKEKSPCHVNLM, encoded by the exons ATGGCGGCACATGAGCCTGAGATAAAGAGCAGCGTCTCTTTCATACCATGTTTCCTATTTGTAGAG CTTGTCCTCATGGCCGGCACAGTCATCCTCTCCTACCACTTTGAGTACACAGACACCTTCCCTGTCCACTCTCAGGGATTCTTCTGCTATGACAGTACATTGTCCAAACCTTATCCAGGTCCTGAAAGTACCAGCCGAGTCCCTCCACGTCTGCTGTACCCGCTGATCATCGTCCTGCCCGTCCTCACG ATCCTCCTGGGAGAGGTGTCCACGGTCCTCATTAATCCTCGCTGGAGTAGCAGGGAGAAGATCATTTCTTGTGGAGATTGTTGCTTCTTCAATCCTCTTCTGCGACGCATTGTCAGGATCTTGG GGCTTTTCTCTTTCGGCCTCTTTTGTACTGTAATCTTTGCTGGAGCGGTTCAGACGGTCACCGGTAACCAGGCCCCGCACTTCCTGTCCGTCTGTCGCCCCAACTACACCGCCCTCGGATGCAAGTCCcacatgcagtatatatcttCTCCGTATGCCTGCAATGGGGACCCTGATCTCATCATCGAGGCTCGGAAAGCCTTCCCCTCCAAACCTGCAGCTCTGGCGGCCTATGCTGCCGTTTACACTACG ATGTACGTCACCCTTGTTCTGAAAgtgaagggatcccggctggtGAAGCCTTCCCTATGCCTGGCGCTGCTGTCTCCTTCATGGCTTCTCTGCTTGTTACGTGTGGCCGAGTATCGTAACCACTGGAGAGATGTCCTTGCTGGCACCATAACCGGAGCAGCTATTGCTATTTTTCTG GTAACCTGTGTACTGAATAACTTTGGGACTTCATCAGCAGAAGAAGGAGAACTGATCCAGAAAGAGCAGGAAGGGGTCTTTGAGGCCGAAAACCCAGGACCTGCCTTGTGTGAAAAGATAAGTGTGGTGAAG AGTACAAGCGACTGTGACATCATCCCACAACCTCATCCTAATAGGATCTTGGAAGTTCACCCACCGATGTCACCTGACCCTCCTCCGTGTCTCGTTCCTGTAACCCCGGATGTTCTGATCCCCTCGAACTGTTTGTCCAGCCAG
- the PLPPR2 gene encoding phospholipid phosphatase-related protein type 2 isoform X6 has product MFPICRGPESTSRVPPRLLYPLIIVLPVLTILLGEVSTVLINPRWSSREKIISCGDCCFFNPLLRRIVRILGLFSFGLFCTVIFAGAVQTVTGNQAPHFLSVCRPNYTALGCKSHMQYISSPYACNGDPDLIIEARKAFPSKPAALAAYAAVYTTMYVTLVLKVKGSRLVKPSLCLALLSPSWLLCLLRVAEYRNHWRDVLAGTITGAAIAIFLVTCVLNNFGTSSAEEGELIQKEQEGVFEAENPGPALCEKISVVKSTSDCDIIPQPHPNRILEVHPPMSPDPPPCLVPVTPDVLIPSNCLSSQIVTFLLLLHPAAHTKNIYSLNKEKSPCHVNLM; this is encoded by the exons ATGTTTCCTATTTGTAGAG GTCCTGAAAGTACCAGCCGAGTCCCTCCACGTCTGCTGTACCCGCTGATCATCGTCCTGCCCGTCCTCACG ATCCTCCTGGGAGAGGTGTCCACGGTCCTCATTAATCCTCGCTGGAGTAGCAGGGAGAAGATCATTTCTTGTGGAGATTGTTGCTTCTTCAATCCTCTTCTGCGACGCATTGTCAGGATCTTGG GGCTTTTCTCTTTCGGCCTCTTTTGTACTGTAATCTTTGCTGGAGCGGTTCAGACGGTCACCGGTAACCAGGCCCCGCACTTCCTGTCCGTCTGTCGCCCCAACTACACCGCCCTCGGATGCAAGTCCcacatgcagtatatatcttCTCCGTATGCCTGCAATGGGGACCCTGATCTCATCATCGAGGCTCGGAAAGCCTTCCCCTCCAAACCTGCAGCTCTGGCGGCCTATGCTGCCGTTTACACTACG ATGTACGTCACCCTTGTTCTGAAAgtgaagggatcccggctggtGAAGCCTTCCCTATGCCTGGCGCTGCTGTCTCCTTCATGGCTTCTCTGCTTGTTACGTGTGGCCGAGTATCGTAACCACTGGAGAGATGTCCTTGCTGGCACCATAACCGGAGCAGCTATTGCTATTTTTCTG GTAACCTGTGTACTGAATAACTTTGGGACTTCATCAGCAGAAGAAGGAGAACTGATCCAGAAAGAGCAGGAAGGGGTCTTTGAGGCCGAAAACCCAGGACCTGCCTTGTGTGAAAAGATAAGTGTGGTGAAG AGTACAAGCGACTGTGACATCATCCCACAACCTCATCCTAATAGGATCTTGGAAGTTCACCCACCGATGTCACCTGACCCTCCTCCGTGTCTCGTTCCTGTAACCCCGGATGTTCTGATCCCCTCGAACTGTTTGTCCAGCCAG
- the TMEM205 gene encoding transmembrane protein 205: MAAEGVPGSLVKVAYLLVLSASWGMQCWVTFVAGFVMIRGVPRHTFGLVQSKLFPFYGHIVMCVSFLNLVVYAAYHPRDLLSTSESVQISLFFISLIVSALNARWFSPATTTAMFKMQDIEREHGLGGEIGMSSNIEGYKRLREKDPKYQALRKSFLRYHGISSLCNLVSLLSNGANLVYTALLLPTI; this comes from the exons ATGGCGGCGGAGGGGGTGCCCGGGAGCCTGGTGAAGGTGGCCTACCTCCTGGTGTTGTCGGCCTCGTGGGGCATGCAGTGCTGGGTGACATTTGTGGCAG GCTTTGTGATGATCAGGGGAGTCCCCCGCCATACGTTTGGACTGGTACAGAGTAAGCTGTTCCCATTCTATGGCCATATCGTCATGTGCGTCTCCTTCCTAAATCTGGTTGTGTACGCGGCATATCATCCGCGGGACCTGCTGTCCACCTCTGAGAGCGTACAG ATCTCCCTCTTCTTCATCTCACTCATTGTATCGGCACTCAATGCTCGCTGGTTCTCCCCGGCCACAACCACAGCCATGTTCAAGATGCAGGACATAGAGCGTGAGCATGGCCTGGGGGGAGAGATCGGGATGAGCAGCAACATTGAAGGGTACAAGCGCCTGCGGGAGAAGGATCCCAAATACCAAGCCTTGCGCAAAAGCTTCCTGCGTTACCACGGCATCTCCTCTCTCTGCAACTTGGTGTCATTGCTGTCTAATGGCGCCAACCTTGTATATACTGCCCTGCTGCTGCCCACAATATAA